The proteins below come from a single Triticum aestivum cultivar Chinese Spring chromosome 5D, IWGSC CS RefSeq v2.1, whole genome shotgun sequence genomic window:
- the LOC123119535 gene encoding SPX and EXS domain-containing protein 5 isoform X2: MKGVSAIPAVAIIPSPLFLWRVKVILFLLWGLCCCKIGWDSVMRMSVDLRDLFLYEAFLYYNPLLLVALMIWLWGVNLWVFAQSSVNYAKVFDLSQTHLSHREIWRCATWLTLVVPTSMTAYLYLYSHGEVSLAASQPVLLYAILLMILLSPFDMFYLSSRFFFLRTMWRIALPLQAITFPDFFMADIFTSMSKVFSDLERSGCRMVHRQVATIAWFEADSICGSHSVAIPLVLVLPYLCRFFQCLRQYKDTKEKTCLLNALKYSTAVPVIFLSALKYHVFPDVWISFYRPLWLISSVVNSLYSFYWDIKRDWDLSILTRIFMFKNPSAWSNLLYGRSWVFYWVLGSNLILRCTWTYKLSAHLRHNYLTVFAITALEVVRRFQWVFFRVENEWNKMTAKQNFEMSSDVMPSESDRLLDSNSHKV, from the exons ATGAAGGGCGTGTCGGCGATCCCCGCCGTGGCGATCATCCCTTCGCCGCTCTTCCTCTGGCGGGTCAAG GTTATATTGTTTCTCCTATGGGGCTTGTGCTGTTGCAAG ATAGGGTGGGACTCGGTTATGAGAATGAGTGTTGATCTGCGAGACTTATTTCTATACGAGGCTTTCTTATACTATAATCCTCTTCTTCTGGTG GCACTGATGATTTGGTTATGGGGAGTAAATTTGTGGGTTTTCGCACAATCATCAGTAAATTATGCAAAGGTGTTTGATCTTTCACAGACACATTTATCACACCGAGAAATATGGAGG TGTGCTACTTGGCTGACTTTAGTTGTTCCAACAAGTATGACAGCTTACCTATATCTGTATTCACATGGTGAAGTGTCTCTTGCTGCATCTCAACCA GTTCTTTTGTATGCTATCCTTCTGATGATCCTCCTTTCTCCTTTTGATATGTTTTATTTATCATCACGCTTTTTCTTTCTGAGGACCATGTGGCGTATAGCACTTCCATTACAA GCAATTACATTCCCTGACTTCTTTATGGCGGATATTTTTACATCCATGTCAAAG GTGTTTTCAGATTTGGAACGTTCAGGTTGTCGCATGGTCCATCGTCAG GTCGCGACAATTGCTTGGTTTGAAGCAGATTCAATTTGTGGTAGCCACTCTGTAGCTATTCCTCTAGTTCTGGTACTCCCTTATTTGTGTCGTTTCTTCCAGTGTCTTCGACAGTACAAGGATACAAAGGAGAAAACTTGTCTTCTGAACG CACTCAAGTACTCGACAGCAGTCCCTGTGATCTTTTTATCAGCTCTCAAGTATCATGTATTTCCTGACGTATGGATTAGCTTTTACCGCCCCCTGTGGCTTATTTCCAGTGTTGTGAATTCACTGTATTCCTTCTACTGGGATATAAAGCGAGATTGGGATTTGAG CATTTTAACCAGGATTTTCATGTTCAAAAACCCAAGTGCATGGAGCAATCTTCTTTACGGGCGTAGCTGG GTATTTTATTGGGTGTTAGGTAGCAATCTCATTCTCCGATGTACATGGACATACAAGCTATCGGCGCATCTTCGGCACAACTACCTGACAGTGTTTGCGATAACAGCTTTGGAAGTGGTGAGGCGGTTCCAGTGGGTCTTTTTCCGCGTCGAGAATGAGTGGAACAAGATGACAGCCAAGCAAAATTTTGAAATGTCGTCTGATGTGATGCCTTCGGAATCAGATAGGCTACTGGATTCTAACAGCCATAAAGTCTGA
- the LOC123119535 gene encoding SPX and EXS domain-containing protein 5 isoform X1 — protein sequence MKGVSAIPAVAIIPSPLFLWRVKVILFLLWGLCCCKVSVAQSITFVMYEFSFMWFVNRLCSWNCQIGWDSVMRMSVDLRDLFLYEAFLYYNPLLLVALMIWLWGVNLWVFAQSSVNYAKVFDLSQTHLSHREIWRCATWLTLVVPTSMTAYLYLYSHGEVSLAASQPVLLYAILLMILLSPFDMFYLSSRFFFLRTMWRIALPLQAITFPDFFMADIFTSMSKVFSDLERSGCRMVHRQVATIAWFEADSICGSHSVAIPLVLVLPYLCRFFQCLRQYKDTKEKTCLLNALKYSTAVPVIFLSALKYHVFPDVWISFYRPLWLISSVVNSLYSFYWDIKRDWDLSILTRIFMFKNPSAWSNLLYGRSWVFYWVLGSNLILRCTWTYKLSAHLRHNYLTVFAITALEVVRRFQWVFFRVENEWNKMTAKQNFEMSSDVMPSESDRLLDSNSHKV from the exons ATGAAGGGCGTGTCGGCGATCCCCGCCGTGGCGATCATCCCTTCGCCGCTCTTCCTCTGGCGGGTCAAG GTTATATTGTTTCTCCTATGGGGCTTGTGCTGTTGCAAGGTCAGTGTTGCTCAATCAATCACTTTTGTAATGTATGAATTCAGCTTCATGTGGTTTGTTAATCGATTATGCTCTTGGAACTGCCAGATAGGGTGGGACTCGGTTATGAGAATGAGTGTTGATCTGCGAGACTTATTTCTATACGAGGCTTTCTTATACTATAATCCTCTTCTTCTGGTG GCACTGATGATTTGGTTATGGGGAGTAAATTTGTGGGTTTTCGCACAATCATCAGTAAATTATGCAAAGGTGTTTGATCTTTCACAGACACATTTATCACACCGAGAAATATGGAGG TGTGCTACTTGGCTGACTTTAGTTGTTCCAACAAGTATGACAGCTTACCTATATCTGTATTCACATGGTGAAGTGTCTCTTGCTGCATCTCAACCA GTTCTTTTGTATGCTATCCTTCTGATGATCCTCCTTTCTCCTTTTGATATGTTTTATTTATCATCACGCTTTTTCTTTCTGAGGACCATGTGGCGTATAGCACTTCCATTACAA GCAATTACATTCCCTGACTTCTTTATGGCGGATATTTTTACATCCATGTCAAAG GTGTTTTCAGATTTGGAACGTTCAGGTTGTCGCATGGTCCATCGTCAG GTCGCGACAATTGCTTGGTTTGAAGCAGATTCAATTTGTGGTAGCCACTCTGTAGCTATTCCTCTAGTTCTGGTACTCCCTTATTTGTGTCGTTTCTTCCAGTGTCTTCGACAGTACAAGGATACAAAGGAGAAAACTTGTCTTCTGAACG CACTCAAGTACTCGACAGCAGTCCCTGTGATCTTTTTATCAGCTCTCAAGTATCATGTATTTCCTGACGTATGGATTAGCTTTTACCGCCCCCTGTGGCTTATTTCCAGTGTTGTGAATTCACTGTATTCCTTCTACTGGGATATAAAGCGAGATTGGGATTTGAG CATTTTAACCAGGATTTTCATGTTCAAAAACCCAAGTGCATGGAGCAATCTTCTTTACGGGCGTAGCTGG GTATTTTATTGGGTGTTAGGTAGCAATCTCATTCTCCGATGTACATGGACATACAAGCTATCGGCGCATCTTCGGCACAACTACCTGACAGTGTTTGCGATAACAGCTTTGGAAGTGGTGAGGCGGTTCCAGTGGGTCTTTTTCCGCGTCGAGAATGAGTGGAACAAGATGACAGCCAAGCAAAATTTTGAAATGTCGTCTGATGTGATGCCTTCGGAATCAGATAGGCTACTGGATTCTAACAGCCATAAAGTCTGA